A genomic region of Rhizobium sp. NXC24 contains the following coding sequences:
- a CDS encoding benzoate/H(+) symporter BenE family transporter, which yields MLKDFSVQSLFMGCLTAFVGFASSFAVVLHGLQAVGATDAQAASGLTALSIAMGLCAIVLSLATRLPVSIAWSTPGAALLASAGAIEGGFPVAVGAFLICAVLIVIAGLFRPLGRAVAAIPAALANAMLAGVLLGLCFAPVKAIAFDPLLGLPIIIAWIVVGAFKRLWAVPAALAAFALVLAFGVKVPDGALASLEHSLMPSLELVKPTFTVAGLVSIALPLFIVTMASQNIPGIAVLKVHHYDPKPGPLFAVTGLFSLLSAPFGGHAVNLAAITAAMCAGQDAHADPKRRYWAAITAGVVYIILGLLAGAVTAFVALAPPILIEAVAGLALVGALSNSAMNAFQKAESREAAAITFLVTASGVSFGGISGAFWGLIAGGLMMALSHGVQVLKR from the coding sequence ATGCTCAAAGATTTTTCCGTCCAAAGCCTGTTCATGGGCTGCCTTACCGCCTTTGTCGGCTTTGCCAGTTCCTTCGCGGTCGTGCTGCATGGGTTGCAGGCGGTCGGCGCCACGGATGCGCAGGCCGCGTCCGGGTTGACGGCCCTGTCGATCGCGATGGGGCTCTGCGCCATCGTGCTCAGCCTGGCAACAAGGCTGCCGGTCAGCATTGCCTGGTCGACGCCGGGGGCAGCACTTCTGGCGAGTGCGGGCGCCATCGAGGGCGGCTTTCCGGTGGCGGTCGGCGCCTTTTTGATCTGTGCGGTGCTGATCGTGATTGCCGGCCTGTTCCGGCCGCTCGGACGCGCCGTCGCAGCTATTCCGGCGGCGCTGGCAAACGCCATGCTTGCCGGCGTCCTGCTCGGGCTTTGCTTTGCGCCTGTGAAGGCCATCGCCTTCGATCCATTGCTTGGCCTGCCCATTATCATCGCCTGGATCGTGGTTGGGGCCTTCAAACGGCTTTGGGCCGTTCCGGCGGCGCTTGCCGCTTTTGCGCTGGTGCTGGCTTTCGGCGTGAAGGTGCCCGATGGAGCGCTGGCATCGCTTGAGCATTCGCTGATGCCGAGCCTCGAACTGGTGAAGCCGACCTTCACGGTCGCCGGCCTCGTCTCCATCGCGCTGCCGCTTTTCATCGTCACCATGGCGTCGCAGAATATTCCGGGCATCGCGGTGCTGAAGGTCCACCACTATGATCCGAAGCCCGGCCCGCTCTTTGCCGTGACCGGCCTGTTTTCGCTGTTGAGCGCACCCTTCGGCGGCCATGCCGTCAATCTTGCCGCGATCACCGCCGCCATGTGCGCCGGGCAGGACGCCCATGCCGATCCAAAGCGGCGCTATTGGGCGGCAATCACCGCGGGGGTCGTCTACATCATCCTCGGATTGCTGGCAGGCGCCGTTACCGCCTTCGTGGCACTGGCGCCGCCGATCCTGATCGAAGCTGTCGCCGGCCTGGCGCTGGTCGGCGCTTTGTCCAACTCTGCCATGAATGCTTTTCAAAAGGCGGAATCGCGCGAGGCGGCCGCGATCACCTTCCTCGTCACGGCATCAGGCGTTTCCTTCGGTGGCATCTCGGGCGCCTTCTGGGGGCTGATCGCCGGCGGATTGATGATGGCGCTGTCGCATGGGGTGCAAGTGCTCAAACGGTGA
- a CDS encoding YciI family protein — protein sequence MYYAILAYHEEGVVESWTKEEDAALMTELLQVNDRLVQEKSLGPAARLGPTERAVTLRGKGAGIVTDGPFAETKEQLLGFYVVDFPTLEAAVAAARDLRRVNPTAVYEIRPISLYLPGAPLVSRDEE from the coding sequence ATGTATTACGCTATCCTGGCCTACCACGAAGAGGGAGTGGTCGAATCCTGGACCAAGGAGGAGGATGCGGCGTTGATGACCGAACTCCTGCAGGTGAATGATCGCCTCGTTCAGGAAAAGTCTCTGGGGCCGGCCGCGCGGCTTGGCCCGACCGAACGCGCGGTGACGCTGCGGGGCAAGGGTGCCGGCATCGTCACGGACGGCCCCTTTGCTGAAACCAAGGAGCAATTGCTGGGCTTCTATGTCGTGGATTTTCCAACGCTAGAGGCAGCGGTCGCAGCCGCGCGCGACCTCCGACGCGTCAATCCGACGGCAGTCTATGAGATCAGGCCGATTTCGCTTTATCTGCCCGGCGCGCCGCTGGTATCGCGGGATGAGGAATAG
- a CDS encoding ATP-dependent Clp protease proteolytic subunit, protein MNDEDEQEEKTKELPLGKDAEANLFKSRSIFIYGGITQELAQKVCSQLVALAAASDEDIRIYVNSPGGHVESGDSIHDMIKFIKPKVWMIGSGWVASAGALIYVAAPKERRICLPNTRFLLHQPSGGTRGMASDIEIQAREIIKMNERLNKIFSEATGQPVERIAKDTDRDYWLSAEEAKAYGLVSRIVTSQAEI, encoded by the coding sequence ATGAACGACGAAGACGAACAGGAAGAAAAGACGAAAGAGCTGCCCTTGGGCAAGGACGCGGAGGCGAATCTTTTCAAATCGCGCTCGATCTTCATCTATGGCGGCATTACGCAGGAACTGGCGCAGAAGGTCTGCTCGCAGCTCGTGGCACTCGCGGCCGCCAGCGATGAGGATATCCGGATCTACGTGAATTCGCCCGGCGGCCACGTCGAATCCGGCGATTCCATTCACGATATGATCAAGTTCATCAAGCCGAAGGTCTGGATGATCGGTTCCGGCTGGGTCGCTTCCGCGGGTGCACTGATTTACGTCGCCGCCCCCAAGGAGCGCCGCATCTGCCTGCCGAACACCCGCTTCCTGCTGCACCAACCGTCCGGCGGTACCCGCGGCATGGCCTCCGATATCGAAATTCAGGCTCGCGAGATCATCAAGATGAACGAACGCCTGAACAAGATCTTCTCGGAAGCCACCGGCCAGCCGGTCGAGCGCATCGCCAAGGACACGGACCGCGACTACTGGCTGTCTGCGGAAGAGGCTAAGGCTTACGGCCTGGTTTCGCGGATCGTGACGTCGCAGGCCGAGATTTGA
- a CDS encoding DUF2076 domain-containing protein, translated as MSPEERQMLASLFDRVRTTASTQRDADAEAFINQSVREQPYAPYFLAQAVLIQEQGMKAAADRIQQLEARVHELEQQGADTHPQAQSGSFLGGLGSLFGGNQQQRVPAPQAPQQQGRLYDDYARNAPQPGPWGGQQQPTGPWNPQAGAPSAGGSFLRGALGTAAGVAGGVMLAESLSSLFSPHLGGTAAGSGLGGLFGGTSANAAEQPVQETIINNNYFGNDDKNDQNDNDQTNVDYASNDQDDDYDDSSDNGGDDSSFA; from the coding sequence ATGTCGCCTGAAGAACGTCAAATGCTCGCTTCCCTCTTCGATCGCGTCCGCACTACGGCGAGCACCCAGCGCGATGCCGATGCGGAAGCCTTCATCAATCAATCGGTTCGCGAGCAGCCCTATGCGCCCTATTTCCTTGCGCAAGCCGTGCTCATACAGGAACAGGGCATGAAGGCTGCGGCCGACCGTATCCAGCAGCTCGAAGCACGCGTGCACGAGCTGGAACAGCAGGGCGCCGACACTCACCCGCAGGCCCAGAGCGGCAGCTTCCTCGGCGGCCTCGGCTCGCTGTTCGGCGGCAACCAGCAGCAGCGCGTCCCTGCTCCACAAGCCCCGCAGCAGCAGGGCCGTCTCTATGACGATTATGCCCGCAACGCTCCGCAACCGGGCCCATGGGGCGGCCAGCAACAGCCGACCGGTCCCTGGAACCCGCAGGCCGGCGCTCCCTCCGCGGGCGGCAGCTTCCTGCGCGGCGCCCTTGGCACGGCGGCAGGCGTTGCCGGCGGCGTGATGCTGGCGGAATCGCTCTCCAGCCTGTTCAGCCCGCATCTCGGCGGCACCGCGGCAGGCTCGGGCCTTGGCGGCCTTTTCGGCGGGACTTCCGCCAACGCAGCCGAACAGCCGGTTCAGGAAACGATCATCAACAACAACTATTTCGGCAACGACGACAAGAACGATCAGAACGACAATGATCAGACCAATGTCGACTACGCCTCGAACGATCAGGACGACGACTACGATGATTCGTCGGACAATGGCGGCGACGACAGCTCGTTCGCGTAA
- the queF gene encoding preQ(1) synthase: MPTTDVSGLSMLGSQTETAANPEAAVLEKVPSGHAGTDYVVRFTAPEFTSLCPMTGQPDFAHIVIDYVPNEWLVESKSLKLFLHSFRNHGAFHEDCSIYIAKRLVELLEPKWLRIGAYWYPRGGIPIDVFWQTGKPPEGVWLPDQGVQPYRGRG, translated from the coding sequence ATGCCTACAACGGATGTTTCCGGCCTGTCGATGCTCGGCAGCCAGACCGAAACGGCCGCGAACCCCGAAGCTGCCGTTCTCGAAAAAGTGCCGTCCGGCCATGCCGGCACGGACTATGTCGTGCGTTTCACCGCACCGGAATTCACCTCGCTCTGCCCGATGACCGGACAGCCGGATTTTGCTCATATCGTCATCGACTATGTGCCCAACGAATGGCTGGTGGAATCGAAGTCGCTGAAGCTCTTCCTGCATTCCTTCCGCAACCACGGCGCCTTCCATGAGGATTGCTCGATCTACATCGCCAAGCGGCTGGTCGAATTGCTGGAGCCGAAGTGGCTGCGCATCGGTGCCTACTGGTATCCCCGAGGCGGTATCCCGATCGATGTATTCTGGCAGACGGGCAAGCCGCCCGAGGGCGTGTGGCTACCGGATCAGGGCGTGCAACCCTATCGCGGGCGTGGCTGA
- a CDS encoding cation diffusion facilitator family transporter, whose product MNGQGNQTIRRLALWGIPLSLGVMALKMVAWWVTGSVALLSDGLESFVNVVAAFIAFFVIRYAQKPADHDHPFGHHKAEYLSAVTEGAMIVVAALMIVQEAVGHLSNPQPLQAPALGLAINFAAGIINALWALTLIRAGHEHRSPALTADGQHIMSDVYTSVGVLIGLLLALGTGYPIFDPVLAILVAVNILYQGWKVISNSIDGLMDKAVLPEEEAVIKEAIATHANGSLGVHDLKTRRAGAVTFVDFHLVVPAAMPVREAHRICDRLEDAIRAIHAGAEITIHVEPEGEKAHGIRVKVIKET is encoded by the coding sequence ATGAACGGACAGGGCAACCAGACGATACGGCGGCTGGCCCTCTGGGGCATTCCGCTATCGCTAGGCGTCATGGCGCTGAAGATGGTCGCTTGGTGGGTCACGGGCTCCGTCGCGCTGTTGTCGGACGGTCTGGAGTCCTTCGTCAATGTCGTGGCCGCTTTCATCGCTTTCTTCGTCATCCGCTATGCGCAGAAGCCGGCGGATCATGACCATCCCTTCGGCCACCATAAGGCGGAATATCTCTCGGCCGTCACCGAGGGTGCGATGATCGTCGTCGCTGCGCTGATGATCGTACAGGAGGCGGTGGGGCATTTGAGCAATCCGCAACCGCTGCAGGCGCCTGCCCTCGGTCTTGCCATCAACTTTGCCGCCGGTATCATCAATGCCCTGTGGGCACTGACTTTGATCCGCGCCGGGCACGAACACCGCTCGCCGGCGCTGACGGCGGATGGGCAGCACATCATGTCCGATGTCTATACGTCGGTTGGTGTGCTCATCGGCCTGCTGCTGGCGCTTGGCACCGGCTACCCGATCTTCGACCCGGTGCTTGCAATTCTCGTCGCCGTCAACATTCTCTATCAAGGCTGGAAAGTCATCTCCAATTCCATCGACGGGCTGATGGACAAGGCCGTCCTGCCCGAAGAGGAAGCGGTGATCAAGGAGGCGATCGCGACGCATGCCAACGGCTCTCTCGGCGTGCATGATCTGAAGACGCGCCGGGCGGGTGCCGTCACTTTCGTCGACTTCCACCTAGTCGTGCCAGCGGCGATGCCGGTCCGCGAGGCCCATCGCATTTGCGACCGCCTTGAAGACGCCATACGGGCGATCCATGCGGGCGCAGAAATAACCATTCACGTGGAGCCCGAGGGCGAGAAGGCCCATGGCATCCGCGTTAAAGTGATCAAGGAGACCTAA
- the bluB gene encoding 5,6-dimethylbenzimidazole synthase: MPALDEPSHSYDTASLADVSPKEADHLIAACAFSEEERAAVYRAIETRRDVRDQFRSDPLPEDLVRRLLEAAHRAPSVGFMQPWNFILIRQPETRDRVWQAFNQANEEACRMFEGDRRAQYQRLKLEGIRKAPLSICITCDTRRGGPVVLGRTHNPATDVYSTVCAVQNLWLAARAEGVGVGWVSIFHEDAIKGILNIPEHVKIVAWLCIGYVDELYDMPELAVKGWRDRLPLDKLIFEECWRNDQDTSEQP; this comes from the coding sequence ATGCCCGCTCTTGATGAACCCTCTCATTCGTACGACACCGCTTCGCTCGCCGATGTGTCGCCAAAGGAAGCGGATCATCTGATAGCAGCCTGTGCGTTTTCGGAGGAGGAACGCGCCGCCGTCTACCGCGCCATCGAAACCCGCCGCGACGTCCGCGATCAGTTCCGGTCTGATCCCCTGCCCGAAGATCTCGTGAGACGGCTGCTCGAGGCAGCCCATCGCGCGCCGTCCGTCGGTTTCATGCAGCCGTGGAACTTCATTCTGATCCGGCAACCGGAGACGCGGGACCGCGTGTGGCAGGCTTTCAACCAGGCGAACGAAGAAGCCTGCCGGATGTTCGAAGGCGATCGCCGCGCGCAATATCAGCGGCTGAAACTCGAAGGCATCCGCAAGGCGCCGCTCAGTATCTGCATCACCTGCGATACCCGGCGCGGCGGACCTGTTGTGCTCGGGCGAACGCACAATCCCGCAACGGACGTCTATTCGACGGTCTGCGCCGTTCAAAATCTCTGGCTTGCCGCCCGCGCCGAAGGTGTCGGGGTCGGCTGGGTGAGCATTTTTCATGAGGACGCTATCAAGGGCATCCTGAACATACCGGAGCACGTCAAAATCGTCGCATGGCTGTGCATCGGTTACGTCGACGAACTCTACGACATGCCCGAGCTGGCAGTGAAGGGATGGCGCGACCGCCTGCCGCTCGACAAGTTGATTTTCGAGGAGTGCTGGCGGAACGATCAGGACACTTCCGAGCAGCCTTGA